The Planktothrix agardhii NIES-204 genomic interval ATAATTGATAGGAATAGGTGGAATCATTACCTTTAAATTTTAGAATATCATCTCCGTATCCGGGGATGGTGAGATAATATAATTCTCCCCTATGATAGACTTGGAGATAACCCCAGGTTTTCTCGGTTTTATTGAGAAGTTTTGTTAAGGTACTCTCTAACATAAAAGATGAGTTAAGATTTAGCATAGATGAGACAATACCCCTTAGTATATTAACCAAAGTATAGCAAAGTTTGTCACCTATGCAATATGATGTCAACGCAATTATCCAAGGGTATGCAGTAGGATACTTTTTGATGGCAAATGACGGGGAACATAGCTTGGAATGGTATTCTAGTCGAGAACGGGCCCTAATTCCCCTCGATCAACGATTTCGCTATCCCAGTTCTTTGCAACGGGTTTTGAATCAAAATCGGTTTACCGTCGCCATTAATCGAGATTTTACTAGCGTTGTAGAAGGTTGTGCAAATCGAGAAGAAACTTGGATTTCTTCAGAATTAAAAGAAATTTATCATGCCTTAAACGAAGCTGGATTTGCCTATAGTTTTGAAACTTGGCAAGGAGATGAATTAGCCGGAGGCATCTTAGGAATTGTGATTGGTGGAGCTTTCATTGGGGAATCCATGTTTTTTAGAATCCCCGATGGTTCCAAGGTAGCAATGGTAAAGTTAGTTGAACGGTTAAGACAGAAAGAGTTTATTTTATTTGATGCTCAAATGAATAACCCTCACCTAGAAAGATTTGGCTCTTATATTATTAAAAATAAAGAGTACAAAACTATCTTAAAAAAAGCAATCAATCAACCCTGCTCTCTCAATTAGTGAGTCCTTCAGGACTCACTCAAATCTTTCTTAATTATCTCAATTGAGATAAACCCGCCCCTAGGAATGAAACTAATTCAAGCAATATTAAATAGATATTTAAAATTCTATTCCGGGTTGAGCCTTAATACCTTGTTCTCGAAAAGGATGTTTAATTAAAGACATTTCTGTCACCAGATCTGCTTGTTCAATTAAAGCCTGGGGAGCACCTCGACCTGTTAAAATAATATGGGTATCCTCAGCTTTTTTTTCAAGTCCAGCGAGAACTTCTTCAACGGGTAAATAACCTAGTTTTATAGCAATATTAATTTCATCCAGTAAAATCAATTTAAACTCAGAATTTCCAATAAAAGTTAGGGCTAAATTCCAAGCCTCCCGGGTTTTTTCAATATCTCGATCTCGGTCTTGAGTTTCCCAAGTAAATCCCTCCCCTAACGCATGAAATTCTAATTGTTCCGGCCATTTACTAAAAACCGCCTTTTCTGCGGGTTCCCAAGCACCTTTAATAAACTGAATAATAGCGACCCGATAGCCATGACCCAAAGACCTTAACACCATCCCTAAAGCGGCAGTGGTTTTTCCCTTTCCGTTTCCAGTATTAACAATAATTAATCCTTTAGTTTGATTCCGTTCGGCTACTCGTTGATCCTGAACTTCCTTGCGCCGTTGCATTTTTAAACGGTGTTGTTCGGCGGTGAGACTGAATTCGCTCGTTGTGTTAGTTTCCATTTTTCATCTTAGATACTTGTTCGATCCTTATTTTACCTCTTTACTTTGAAAGAATTTAGGCGCAAAGATGCTAAACTCAAATATAATCCTATTGTCCAAAAACAATAGTTTACAATAAAAACCATTTAACTTACACCGCCGGGAAGTCCCCCGATCTACCTGTACCCAGGTGAGCGGTGGTATGAAAGACAGGTCAACTCCGTACCTACGTTGACCCCATCTTTTTTCAGTATTATGTAGTAAGATATTCAGTTACCGATGGTGAAAAGGTTTCTAAATATGACAATCCTAATCTATCTCGAGAAAGATATAGACCGATCTTAATATATTGTAGCTTTAGATTAAACTCTAATTTAGTCTCAATTTGATCGCTATTTTACTCTGATAAAAATGACCTTAATTTTGGCTGAACCATGTCTAATTTGCAATCCCCAAAATCTAACGTGAAAAAACAGGATCAAGAATGGATTCAGCAAGAAAACTACCGAGAAAAAACTGATTTTCTTGCTGAATCTTTACCCATAAAAATTACCCCACAACCATCAAATTCTAAAACGGGATGGTTCCAAATTCTACTTATTATTTCAATGGCATTGGGGATTGGTTTTGTTGGAGGACAATGGTGGCAAAGCACGCCTAAAAATGAGGATAATCCAAAGTCAGAAAAAGCTAATAAGCCGAGGGGAAATACAGTTAAAATCGCTGCGGTAGAAACTTTTAAATTTGAAGAAACCTCTGATTTTGTAGGCACATTAGAGGCACAACGGGCGGTAGATATTAAGCCAGAAATCGAAGGTAGAATTACTCAGATTTTAGTGCGTTCGGGGCAAGTGATTCAACAGGAAGAAACGATCGCTCGCCTCAAAAGTGATAGTGTAGAATCGAGTTTAAATCAAGCTAAAGCTAATTTAGTTAGAAATCAGGCTCGTTTATCAGAATTACAAGCCGGAAGTCGTCCTGAAGAAATTGCTCAGGGAAGGGCAAAATTAGCCGAAGCAAAAGCCAGATTAGCTGATGCCGAATCGGGGAGTTTATTAGCAGAAATTAATCAAGCCACATCTCAAATTGATTCGATTCAATCCGATGCTGAATTAGCTCAAAATCGGGTCAATCGCTTTAAAGATTTAAGCGAATCAGGGGCAATTTCTCAAGATCAATTTGATGCTTTATCCGCTCAAAAAAACAGTGCTAATGCAAATTTACAAGCGGCTAAACGCCGTTTAGAACAATTACAAAAAAATCGACAATCAGAAATTAATCTCCGTAAAGCCGTTGTTGAACAGGAAAAACAGGCTTTAAACCAATTAGAAAATGGCACTCGAATTCAAGAAATTCAACAGGCGGAAGCCCAGGTTGCTGAAGCAGCGGCTCAGGTTCGCAATATTGAATTAGATTTGCAAGAAACCGCCGTTTTAGCACCGTTTACCGGAGTAGTTGGTGATGTGGGAATTAAAGTTGGAGATTATGTTAGTAAAGGAGATATTCTCACCCGTTTAACCGCAAATGATCAGTTAGAATTACGCTTACCCGTAGCCTTAGAACACAAAGAAGATCTCAAGTTAGGATTATCGGTGAACATGATTGATGCCCAGGGAAAAGTATTAGCCACCGGACGAATTAGTTTTATTTCTCCTTCAGTTAATCAAGACTCCCAAACAATTTTAGCTAAAGCAAGTTTTGATAATCGTCAAGGATTATTTAAAGATGGTCAATTTGTCCGGGCTGAAGTGGTTTGGAAACAAAAACTAAATGCCGTTGTAATTCCGATGACCGCCGTTCAATTTCAAGGTAATCAACGATTTGTATTTATTGCGGAAGGAGAAGAAAAATTAACCGCTAAAAAACAACCAATTAAATTAGGTTTAATTCAAAAAGATCAGGCGGAAATTTTAGAAGGATTGAAACCAGGACAAAAATTGATTATCTCCGGTACACAAAAATTATCCGATGGTGCAGCTATTAATATTTTACCTGCTAATTCCGATCAAACTCCAAAGGGTAAACGTTAGGGAGGGGTGTTGACTGTTGATTGAAGCCCTAAAGGGCTTACTACAAAAATCCAATAGCCTAATAATATGTTTACTAATTTTTTCATTAAAAGACCTGTTTTTGCTTCGGTTTGTTCGTTGCTGATTATTATTTTAGGACTGGTGGGTTATACTCGCCTTCCGGTGCAGGAATATCCTAAAATTGATCCGCCCATTGTAACTGTAAGTACCAGCTATCCGGGGGCAAGTCCCCAGGTGGTAGAAACAGAAGTTACAGAGATTTTAGAAGCCCAAATTAACGGTATTGCCGGAATTAAAACCCTAACTTCTAATAGTCGAGAAGGAAGCAGTTCTATTTCAGTTGAATTTGAATTAGATCGAGATTTAGAAGTCGCCGCCCAAGAAGTTAGAACTAGGGTAGGAAGGGCGGCCAGAAGATTACCTGATGAAGTCGATGAACCAACCGTAGAAAAGCGTTCTGGAGATGATGAAAGAATTTTATGGGTGGGATTCTTTGCCGATAATTTATCTCCTTTAGAATTAAGCAACTATGCCGATCTTTATATTAAAAATACCTTAGAAACCGTTGATGGTGTAAATAGCATTTCTATTGCCGGAGAACGCCGTTATGCCATGCTATTATGGCTAAACCCGGTGCAAATGACAGCCCGTCAAATTACCGCTTTAGATGTTGAACAAGCCCTAAGACGGCAAAATATTGAAATTCCCAGTGGTCGAATTGAAGGTAAAGAAACGGAATATCCCGTGAGAACATTAGGAAGATTACAAACCCCTCAAGATTATGAAGACCTAATTATTAAGCGCAATGATAATGGATCTCAGGTTAAATTTCGGGATATTGGACGAGTAGAAATTGGAGCAAGAGATGATCGAACAGTTGCCCGTTTTAATGGAAAACCTGCGGTTTCCATGGGGATTAGTAAACTAGCAGACGCTAATTTAATTGAAGTAGTTCGGGGAATTAAAGCTCAATTAGCCGAATTAGAAAAAAGTTTTCCCGAAGGGCTCAGATATGAAATTGCTGTAGATTATTCTGAATTTGTCGAATTGGCTATTGAAGAAGTTTGGATTAGTTTGTTAATCTCGATTTCTCTAGTCGTTTTAATTATCTTCCTATTCTTGAAAAATTGGAGGGCTACGTTAATTCCAGCCATCACCATTCCTATTTCTTTAATTGGGGCTTTTAGTGTGATGTTTTTTATGGGATTTTCGATTAATACCCTCACCCTATTTGCCTTAACTTTAGCCACGGGTTTAGTCGTGGATGATACGATTGTGGTCTTAGAAAATATCATCCGTTATATGGAAGAAAAACGGCTAGATGCTTTTCCAGCTACTTATGCCGCCGTGGGAGAGGTGGTCTTTGCTGTAATTGCTACAACGGTGGTTTTAGTGGCGGTATTTGTTCCCGTCGCCTTTGCCGGGGGAGCAACGGGACGATTATTTAATGAATTTGCCTTAACTTTAGCGGGTTCAGTTGTTTTTTCTAGTATTGTGGCTTTAACCTTAGCTCCTCCCATGGCTGCCCGTTTATTGCGGCATGAAACCCAGCCCAGGGGATTGATGAAAATTTTCTCTTTTCCCCTAGATGTCTTTGAATGGGTTTTGAATAAAATTACTGCTATTTATGCTTGGACATTAAGCCTATTAATGGGAATTAAACCCGTTGTTATTTTAGGATTTATTGCTAGTTTAGGATTAACAGCTTGGTTATTTTTACAGTTACCCCAGGGATTTTTGCCTACCGAAGATCGAGGGCGCATTTTTGCCCCAATTACGGCGCCAGAGGGAGTGAGTATTAACTATACTAACCGGGTGGTTCAACAGGTGGAAAATATATTTAATCAAGTTCCCGAAATTGAAAATTATTTTGCGATCGCTGGTTCGAGTCGAGGAGTATCCCAGGGTAATAGAGGATTTTCTTTTGCCCGTTTAAAACCTTGGTCTGAACGCACCGAACCCGAACAGTCCCAACAATCTATTGTGAGGAAATTATTAGGTAAATTTTCAACAATTACTGATGCTTTAGTCTTCGCTACAAATCCAGGGGGATTACCCGGAGGCGGTCAAGGTCAACCCATACAATTTGTCTTACAAGGTAATGATTTAGAACAATTGGCACAAGTTTCTCAAGACTTTGTAATTCGCGCTAGGGATTTACCTGAATTAGTTAATATTGATACTAATTTGAAACTGAATAAACCGGAATTAACTATTAGTGTAGATCGTTCTCAAGCAGGAAATTTAGGAGTTTCTGTACAGGATATTGCCCGAACCTTACAAATTTTGGTTGGCGGTCAGGAAATTACTAATTTTAATCAGGGAAATCAACGCTATGAAGTTGTGGTTCGTGCTGAGGAAAAATATCGCTCAAATCCAGAGGATTTAAAGCAATTATATGTGCGTTCCCAACAGGGAGAAATGATTGCTTTGAGTAATTTAGTTACGATTTCTACCGCGACAACACCCCCTCAAATTAACCATTTTAATCGCTTTCGTTCTGCAACTTTAGAAGGAAGTCCGGCCCAGGGAGTTAGTTTAGGAGTCGCTTTAAATGCCTTAGAAAATTTAGCCAAAGATATTCTACCCCCTGAAATGCGAACCTCTTTTTCTGGGGAGTCTTTAGAATTTAAAGAAGCGGGTCAATCGACTAATTTTATTTTCGCCCTCGCCTTAGTTTTTATTTTTCTGACCTTAGCCGCCCAATTTGAAAGTTATATTGACCCGGTGATTATTCTATTAGCGGTTCCTCTGTCTTTATTAGGAGCATTTGGTGCTCTGTGGATAGCACAATTAGAGTTAAATGCTTTTAGTCGGATTGGGTTAATTATGTTGATAGGATTATCGACAAAAAACTCTATTTTAATTGTGGAATTTGCTAACCAATTACGAGAACAGGGATTATCAATTCAACAGGCGGCAATTGAAGCCTGTCGCTTACGATTTCGACCAATTATGATGACGGCATTATCTACTATTTTAGGGGTAATGCCTCTGGCTTTTGCGACGGGGGCAGGAGCCACAAGTCGGGTAGCAATTGGCATGGCGGTGATGGGTGGAATGTTTGTTTCTACATTTTTGAGTCTGTATATTATTCCGGTTTTTTATGTGATTGCCACCAGTATCCAGTCCCGTTTGATTGGGCATAATTCTCAACACCAAAATTTAGAAAATGTCGCGCCGAATACAGACAACGGATCTCATTATAATGGAAATATTCATAGTAATGGTAAGGAAACTGTGACATCCCATCGGGATCATCTGACCAAATCTTCACAAAGTTCTGATCAAACCCAGAATTTGTAAAGGAATCTTGTTGATTATTCTGGCAACTTATCTGCTTGTGGCAAATGGGATAATATGTGTATAATTTAGTTAACATAACTTAATTCATAAATTGTTAAGTTATGATGATTTGATAACATCACAAGATTAACGATTCTTGTCAGGGTTGCAGAGAGAACGGTCAGGATAAGTCTATCCAACGTCAGAAAGATAGATCACGTTCCCGATTTCTAATCGAGCTTTTGATTCCTACCCTCTCCCTTAACTGAAAAGCTAAAAACTTTCAAAATAGTCCTTTAAAACCTAACTTTAATAAAACATCATGCAAACCGTAAAATTGGCTGTAGATTCGATTAAGACTGAAATTTTGTGCGGTTATAAAAACCCCACTAAACAGGTGCAAATTCTGCGTATGGAAACTACAGTTCAGGGTTATTTTGAACGGGTTATTTTTCCAGGGGAATATTGCTTATTTGTCGGAGAATCTAATCAGGATTTGGAGGTTTATTCTAGTGGAGATCCCACCCGAATCGAACTAGAAAAAATCCCCTGTGATACATTAAAAGTTGAAGAAACCGAATAATTCCCTAACTTCGTAGTGAGGCGTTTACGCCTCAATTCTTACTCAAAGATAAAGAGGAGGCGTGAACGCCTCACTACGCGGAAATGGAGTTATATTACAACAGTTGGTATTTTGAACGAGCAAATTGATATAATTTTCGCCAGATTAAACGGTTGGTTAAGACTACTAATAATGACATCACAGCCGTAGAAGCAAACAACAGAGGATAGTTACCTGTTTCTGTTGCTTGAGAAATTAGTGATCCTAACCCTGGTGTGATTAAAGTTTGGTTTTGAAACTGAACATATTCGCTAACAATACTGGCATTCCACGCCCCACCAACGGCCGTAATCATCCCTGTAATTAAATAGGGAAAAATTCCGGGTAAAATCACAGTTTGCCATCGCAGCACTAACGAGAGTTTATAAATACTAGCTGCTTCAAATAACTCTGAGGGAATTGCCTGCGCCCCGGCAATTACATTAAATAAGATATACCACATTGTTCCTAACATCATCAGCGCCACAGAACCGATTTGTAAACCTCCTCCTAAACGCGCTAAAAATAGTAATAAGACGGGAAATAAAGCTGTTGCTGGAACTGATGCAGCAATTTGAACTAAGGGTTGTAAAGTTTGGGCTAGTCGAGGATTTCGGCCAATAGCAACTCCCACAGGTACAGTCCATAATAAGGATAAAAATAAGGCGATAATAACCCGTAAAGCGGTTAAAATAGCTCCGGTAATCACTTGTTTCCAGTCTTGAAAATCTAGTTTTTGTAATAATATAACTCCTTCCCAAGTTCCCCATAAAACCATAAATCCAAACCCAGTTAAAAATATCCGACTCCACCAATTTTGATCGGATTTTGATGGTAAAACTGGGGTGGAGGTGGGATTAGCTTTGACGATGCGCTGAGAAATTTTATCTGACCAAAGCTGCCCAAAACGTTCGGTTACAATTCGCCAAGTAGGAGAACGTCGCAGGAAATCTAATACAATTGATTGGGGAATATTTTGGGATTCAACGGTTTCTAACTTGAATTTTTCTGCCCAAGCAATTAATGGTTTCCAGACCAAAAAATCTAGAAGAATAATAATTCCAATTAAAACTGCTACTCCCCAAGCAATAGCAATAAAATCACCTTGATCAGAAGCCTGAGCTAAAAATGATCCTAAACCGGGAAGGCGAAAACTGCGATCGCCTAAGGTAAAGGATTCAATTGCCATCAAAAAAAACCATCCTCCGGCAACGGACATCACACTATTCCAAACTAATCCTAAGATTCCCGATGGTAATTCCACTGACCAAAACCGTTGCCAAGAATTGAGATGATAGACTTTTGCTACTTCCAATAATTCTTTAGGAATACTCGATAAAGATTGATAGAAACTAAAGACTAAATTCCAAGTCATTCCCGTAAAAATTAACAGAATAGCTGCCAGTTCAATTCCAATTCTTTGACCGGGAAACAGGGCAATTAAAGCGAGTACAACCCCAGGTAAAAATGATAAAACTGGAATGGATTGTAAAATATCTAATAAGGGAATTAAAACTTTAGCCGCCAAGGGAAAACGATAAGCAGAATAGGCATAAACTAAACTAAAAATTAAGGATAAAAAATAAGCTACTCCCATCCTTAATAATGTTTGGGCGGCATAACTTGGAAGTTGATCTAAATCAGTGGA includes:
- the cobO gene encoding cob(I)alamin adenosyltransferase codes for the protein METNTTSEFSLTAEQHRLKMQRRKEVQDQRVAERNQTKGLIIVNTGNGKGKTTAALGMVLRSLGHGYRVAIIQFIKGAWEPAEKAVFSKWPEQLEFHALGEGFTWETQDRDRDIEKTREAWNLALTFIGNSEFKLILLDEINIAIKLGYLPVEEVLAGLEKKAEDTHIILTGRGAPQALIEQADLVTEMSLIKHPFREQGIKAQPGIEF
- a CDS encoding putative HlyD family secretion protein produces the protein MSNLQSPKSNVKKQDQEWIQQENYREKTDFLAESLPIKITPQPSNSKTGWFQILLIISMALGIGFVGGQWWQSTPKNEDNPKSEKANKPRGNTVKIAAVETFKFEETSDFVGTLEAQRAVDIKPEIEGRITQILVRSGQVIQQEETIARLKSDSVESSLNQAKANLVRNQARLSELQAGSRPEEIAQGRAKLAEAKARLADAESGSLLAEINQATSQIDSIQSDAELAQNRVNRFKDLSESGAISQDQFDALSAQKNSANANLQAAKRRLEQLQKNRQSEINLRKAVVEQEKQALNQLENGTRIQEIQQAEAQVAEAAAQVRNIELDLQETAVLAPFTGVVGDVGIKVGDYVSKGDILTRLTANDQLELRLPVALEHKEDLKLGLSVNMIDAQGKVLATGRISFISPSVNQDSQTILAKASFDNRQGLFKDGQFVRAEVVWKQKLNAVVIPMTAVQFQGNQRFVFIAEGEEKLTAKKQPIKLGLIQKDQAEILEGLKPGQKLIISGTQKLSDGAAINILPANSDQTPKGKR
- a CDS encoding hypothetical protein (hypothetical protein Aazo_2793), with amino-acid sequence MQTVKLAVDSIKTEILCGYKNPTKQVQILRMETTVQGYFERVIFPGEYCLFVGESNQDLEVYSSGDPTRIELEKIPCDTLKVEETE
- the aat gene encoding leucyl/phenylalanyl-tRNA--protein transferase, translated to MQYDVNAIIQGYAVGYFLMANDGEHSLEWYSSRERALIPLDQRFRYPSSLQRVLNQNRFTVAINRDFTSVVEGCANREETWISSELKEIYHALNEAGFAYSFETWQGDELAGGILGIVIGGAFIGESMFFRIPDGSKVAMVKLVERLRQKEFILFDAQMNNPHLERFGSYIIKNKEYKTILKKAINQPCSLN
- a CDS encoding putative multidrug efflux pump — its product is MFTNFFIKRPVFASVCSLLIIILGLVGYTRLPVQEYPKIDPPIVTVSTSYPGASPQVVETEVTEILEAQINGIAGIKTLTSNSREGSSSISVEFELDRDLEVAAQEVRTRVGRAARRLPDEVDEPTVEKRSGDDERILWVGFFADNLSPLELSNYADLYIKNTLETVDGVNSISIAGERRYAMLLWLNPVQMTARQITALDVEQALRRQNIEIPSGRIEGKETEYPVRTLGRLQTPQDYEDLIIKRNDNGSQVKFRDIGRVEIGARDDRTVARFNGKPAVSMGISKLADANLIEVVRGIKAQLAELEKSFPEGLRYEIAVDYSEFVELAIEEVWISLLISISLVVLIIFLFLKNWRATLIPAITIPISLIGAFSVMFFMGFSINTLTLFALTLATGLVVDDTIVVLENIIRYMEEKRLDAFPATYAAVGEVVFAVIATTVVLVAVFVPVAFAGGATGRLFNEFALTLAGSVVFSSIVALTLAPPMAARLLRHETQPRGLMKIFSFPLDVFEWVLNKITAIYAWTLSLLMGIKPVVILGFIASLGLTAWLFLQLPQGFLPTEDRGRIFAPITAPEGVSINYTNRVVQQVENIFNQVPEIENYFAIAGSSRGVSQGNRGFSFARLKPWSERTEPEQSQQSIVRKLLGKFSTITDALVFATNPGGLPGGGQGQPIQFVLQGNDLEQLAQVSQDFVIRARDLPELVNIDTNLKLNKPELTISVDRSQAGNLGVSVQDIARTLQILVGGQEITNFNQGNQRYEVVVRAEEKYRSNPEDLKQLYVRSQQGEMIALSNLVTISTATTPPQINHFNRFRSATLEGSPAQGVSLGVALNALENLAKDILPPEMRTSFSGESLEFKEAGQSTNFIFALALVFIFLTLAAQFESYIDPVIILLAVPLSLLGAFGALWIAQLELNAFSRIGLIMLIGLSTKNSILIVEFANQLREQGLSIQQAAIEACRLRFRPIMMTALSTILGVMPLAFATGAGATSRVAIGMAVMGGMFVSTFLSLYIIPVFYVIATSIQSRLIGHNSQHQNLENVAPNTDNGSHYNGNIHSNGKETVTSHRDHLTKSSQSSDQTQNL
- a CDS encoding binding-protein-dependent transport systems inner membrane component, with product MTRSLTPKNQTLDRSRLTWQDGLLILAVITVLLVIVRTASQLTGDYQPDVIISTDLDQLPSYAAQTLLRMGVAYFLSLIFSLVYAYSAYRFPLAAKVLIPLLDILQSIPVLSFLPGVVLALIALFPGQRIGIELAAILLIFTGMTWNLVFSFYQSLSSIPKELLEVAKVYHLNSWQRFWSVELPSGILGLVWNSVMSVAGGWFFLMAIESFTLGDRSFRLPGLGSFLAQASDQGDFIAIAWGVAVLIGIIILLDFLVWKPLIAWAEKFKLETVESQNIPQSIVLDFLRRSPTWRIVTERFGQLWSDKISQRIVKANPTSTPVLPSKSDQNWWSRIFLTGFGFMVLWGTWEGVILLQKLDFQDWKQVITGAILTALRVIIALFLSLLWTVPVGVAIGRNPRLAQTLQPLVQIAASVPATALFPVLLLFLARLGGGLQIGSVALMMLGTMWYILFNVIAGAQAIPSELFEAASIYKLSLVLRWQTVILPGIFPYLITGMITAVGGAWNASIVSEYVQFQNQTLITPGLGSLISQATETGNYPLLFASTAVMSLLVVLTNRLIWRKLYQFARSKYQLL